One segment of Candidatus Gorgyraea atricola DNA contains the following:
- a CDS encoding lysylphosphatidylglycerol synthase transmembrane domain-containing protein: MINKSKISFFIRFLISFGLLAGLLWMMRGDIGNILDIIKRSNKMFLILALCVSIPLSPILAYRLKILMTGQKIFLSMKDFLYLTYIGYFFNNFLPTAVGGDIVKAYYASKKTHNKVGSYAAVLADRLCGVVALLFITLTGIIFMGDKFKNDRIFWAVIGMSGIAIVVVGILLNKKAGADNTGSAKPGIVTKIMAHISKLRDAISLYKSSPKILTKALLISFLGQAGAILSVYFFVLFLGGNVPLVKLFLIVPLVWAISMLPSLNGLGVREGAFVYFLKGDIGTDAAFAVSILWLGVIIIYSIIGGLLNLLYPIEVKEQQVGRLQ, from the coding sequence ATGATAAATAAAAGTAAAATATCGTTTTTCATAAGATTTTTGATAAGTTTTGGACTTTTGGCAGGACTATTGTGGATGATGCGGGGCGATATAGGCAATATTTTAGACATCATAAAAAGATCAAACAAGATGTTTCTGATACTAGCGCTATGTGTCAGTATACCTCTTTCACCGATTCTGGCCTACAGGCTTAAGATCTTGATGACAGGCCAAAAGATATTCCTGTCCATGAAAGATTTTCTCTATCTGACGTACATAGGGTATTTCTTCAATAATTTCCTGCCGACAGCTGTAGGTGGAGACATAGTAAAGGCATATTATGCCTCTAAAAAGACGCATAATAAAGTAGGTTCATATGCGGCAGTGCTGGCTGACAGGCTGTGCGGGGTCGTCGCGCTATTATTCATCACATTGACCGGCATTATTTTTATGGGGGATAAATTTAAAAACGACAGGATCTTTTGGGCTGTCATCGGCATGTCAGGCATAGCGATAGTAGTGGTCGGCATTTTATTGAATAAAAAAGCCGGGGCAGATAACACCGGATCCGCAAAGCCAGGCATAGTGACTAAGATAATGGCACATATCTCAAAATTACGCGATGCCATCAGTCTCTACAAGAGTTCACCAAAGATACTGACAAAGGCGCTTCTGATATCCTTTTTGGGCCAGGCAGGGGCCATATTGAGTGTCTATTTTTTTGTGTTATTTTTAGGCGGCAATGTCCCTCTGGTCAAGTTGTTTCTTATCGTGCCTCTTGTCTGGGCCATCAGCATGCTGCCTTCTTTGAACGGGCTGGGTGTCAGGGAAGGGGCCTTTGTCTATTTTTTGAAAGGGGATATTGGTACAGATGCTGCCTTTGCCGTGTCTATTTTATGGCTGGGCGTGATCATCATATATAGCATCATCGGGGGTTTATTAAACTTACTATATCCAATAGAGGTAAAAGAGCAACAAGTAGGGAGGTTGCAATGA